A genome region from Anastrepha obliqua isolate idAnaObli1 chromosome 4, idAnaObli1_1.0, whole genome shotgun sequence includes the following:
- the LOC129244784 gene encoding serine/arginine repetitive matrix protein 1 isoform X3, whose protein sequence is MKKARANTNDYWDKKLLEVEEKDPNRWRHTGYKKMYIQGDSSSGESDRDGGFRYNSSSGGPIGGPGGGGPPTSGRYGRSRSPHSRSRSRLRKSPPMSPPMRRRSPPMDMGGRRMSPPSIDGMRGRPRSPPPRGGIPPRSPSDMGRGRMPLFGGSGVGNNRPRSPPEPPMRRKSSRSPLGRRRSPPNINRRRSSPPAGPNKRGQILPRSKRPPSPPPRNSCRSRSNSSVSSCTDDSCSVCSPKHHHRSRSHSMPRSRIPGGPRSPPPKASSRSIPYRGSQQPPNGHTSSRMHARPTTPPPPNVRTVDKYRDEKIRRYSHDRSIDRVPSDGRLKLARSGRHSPVEDPRVKNRPPEPPEPASSSATTSAVSKKKKKDRELRTRIKIEGEKRKKHSSSESEDSGGSDSDSSLPTFIAATGLTLSERFGKMAQWSIDRSNMENMRITKDSTGGALKVMIEEGLESPPRRYSYSPAPAGHFPEELATTAPSGMLSWDDVRVRYEYYKSRGYLRDLDLKDYIKWEEWWYKYQEWLKQERYYEYWERQQMARRRRKKLPITQRLN, encoded by the exons ATGAAAAAAGCTCGCGCAAACACCAATGATTACTGGGATAAGAAGTTACTCGAAGTAGAGGAAAAGGATCCAAATCGTTGGCGACATACCGGTTATAAGAAAATGTATATCCAAGGTGATAGCAGCTCCGGAGAAAGTGATCGTGATGGTGGTTTTCGTTATAATTCTTCGTCTGGTGGTCCAATCGGTGGACCTGGTGGGGGTGGTCCACCAACTTCCGGTCGGTATGGTCGTTCGCGCTCTCCGCACTCACGCAGTCGGTCGCGTTTGAGAAAATCTCCCCCTATGTCGCCACCAATGCGTCGTCGATCGCCGCCTATGGATATGGGTGGACGACGTATGTCCCCACCATCCATAGATGGCATGCGCGGTCGTCCTCGTTCGCCACCACCACGAGGTGGAATACCCCCGCGTTCCCCTTCTGATATGGGTCGCGGTCGTATGCCTTTATTTGGGGGTAGTGGTGTTGGAAATAATCGGCCGCGTTCGCCACCCGAGCCACCGATGCGCCGCAAGTCGTCGCGTTCGCCATTAGGTAGACGTCGGTCACCGCCTAACATAAATCGCAGACGCTCATCCCCACCAGCAGGACCTAATAAACGTGGACAAATATTGCCGCGCTCTAAGCGGCCACCGTCTCCGCCGCCGAGG AATTCGTGCCGGTCGCGGTCGAACAGCTCTGTAAGCAGTTGTACGGATGATTCTTGTTCGGTGTGTTCACCAAAACATCATCATAGATCACG GTCTCACTCCATGCCGCGTTCGCGTATACCAGGTGGGCCCCGGTCTCCACCGCCAAAGGCTTCGTCGCGTTCCATACCATACCGTGGAAGTCAACAACCTCCAAATGGTCACACTTCGTCGCGTATGCATGCTCGTCCAACTACACCGCCTCCACCGAACGTGCGTACTGTAGATAAATATCGGGATGAAAAAATACGTCGGTATAGTCATGACCGCAGTATCGATCGCGTACCATCTGACGGGCGTCTAAAACTTGCACGTTCAGGTCGGCATTCGCCAGTCGAGGATCCACGAGTCAAAAACCGTCCTCCGGAGCCACCAGAGCCTGCTTCGTCGTCTGCGACAACATCTGCTGTttctaagaaaaagaaaaaggacaGAGAA cTACGCACGCGTATAAAAATAGAAGGAGAAAAACGAAAGAAGCATTCATCCTCGGAATCTGAAGACTCGGGTGGCTCGGATAGTGACAGTTCATTGCCTACTTTTATTGCCGCCACCGGACTAACACTTTCTGAACGCTTTGGTAAAATGGCTCAATGGAGTATTGATCGTAGCAATATGGAAAACATGCGCATTACCAAAGACTCCACCGGGGGAGCTTTAAAAGTTATGATAGAAGAGGGACTCGAGTCTCCGCCGCGTCGATACTCGTATTCACCAGCACCGGCTGGTCATTTTCCGGAAGAACTTGCAACAACAGCACCGTCGGGCATGCTGTCGTGGGATGATGTACGCGTCCGTTACGAATACTACAAAAGTCGTGGGTATTTGCGCGATTTAGACTTGAAG GATTACATAAAGTGGGAAGAATGGTGGTATAAATACCAAGAATGGTTGAAACAAGAACGCTACTATGAGTATTGGGAACGTCAGCAAATGGCACGTCGCCGACGTAAGAAGCTACCTATAACGCAGCGCCTAAATTAG
- the LOC129244784 gene encoding serine/arginine repetitive matrix protein 1 isoform X2: MSTSRRRGELNPKLHMDRQPTVARITDPSLPAGKRREIDNVMKKARANTNDYWDKKLLEVEEKDPNRWRHTGYKKMYIQGDSSSGESDRDGGFRYNSSSGGPIGGPGGGGPPTSGRYGRSRSPHSRSRSRLRKSPPMSPPMRRRSPPMDMGGRRMSPPSIDGMRGRPRSPPPRGGIPPRSPSDMGRGRMPLFGGSGVGNNRPRSPPEPPMRRKSSRSPLGRRRSPPNINRRRSSPPAGPNKRGQILPRSKRPPSPPPRNSCRSRSNSSVSSCTDDSCSVCSPKHHHRSRSHSMPRSRIPGGPRSPPPKASSRSIPYRGSQQPPNGHTSSRMHARPTTPPPPNVRTVDKYRDEKIRRYSHDRSIDRVPSDGRLKLARSGRHSPVEDPRVKNRPPEPPEPASSSATTSAVSKKKKKDRELRTRIKIEGEKRKKHSSSESEDSGGSDSDSSLPTFIAATGLTLSERFGKMAQWSIDRSNMENMRITKDSTGGALKVMIEEGLESPPRRYSYSPAPAGHFPEELATTAPSGMLSWDDVRVRYEYYKSRGYLRDLDLKDYIKWEEWWYKYQEWLKQERYYEYWERQQMARRRH, encoded by the exons ATGTCGACGTCACGCAGACGTGGCGAATTAAATCCTAAACTTCACATGGATAGGCAACCTACAGTTGCCCGCATCACAG ATCCATCGCTTCCTGCTGGAAAACGTAGGGAAATAGATAACGTCATGAAAAAAGCTCGCGCAAACACCAATGATTACTGGGATAAGAAGTTACTCGAAGTAGAGGAAAAGGATCCAAATCGTTGGCGACATACCGGTTATAAGAAAATGTATATCCAAGGTGATAGCAGCTCCGGAGAAAGTGATCGTGATGGTGGTTTTCGTTATAATTCTTCGTCTGGTGGTCCAATCGGTGGACCTGGTGGGGGTGGTCCACCAACTTCCGGTCGGTATGGTCGTTCGCGCTCTCCGCACTCACGCAGTCGGTCGCGTTTGAGAAAATCTCCCCCTATGTCGCCACCAATGCGTCGTCGATCGCCGCCTATGGATATGGGTGGACGACGTATGTCCCCACCATCCATAGATGGCATGCGCGGTCGTCCTCGTTCGCCACCACCACGAGGTGGAATACCCCCGCGTTCCCCTTCTGATATGGGTCGCGGTCGTATGCCTTTATTTGGGGGTAGTGGTGTTGGAAATAATCGGCCGCGTTCGCCACCCGAGCCACCGATGCGCCGCAAGTCGTCGCGTTCGCCATTAGGTAGACGTCGGTCACCGCCTAACATAAATCGCAGACGCTCATCCCCACCAGCAGGACCTAATAAACGTGGACAAATATTGCCGCGCTCTAAGCGGCCACCGTCTCCGCCGCCGAGG AATTCGTGCCGGTCGCGGTCGAACAGCTCTGTAAGCAGTTGTACGGATGATTCTTGTTCGGTGTGTTCACCAAAACATCATCATAGATCACG GTCTCACTCCATGCCGCGTTCGCGTATACCAGGTGGGCCCCGGTCTCCACCGCCAAAGGCTTCGTCGCGTTCCATACCATACCGTGGAAGTCAACAACCTCCAAATGGTCACACTTCGTCGCGTATGCATGCTCGTCCAACTACACCGCCTCCACCGAACGTGCGTACTGTAGATAAATATCGGGATGAAAAAATACGTCGGTATAGTCATGACCGCAGTATCGATCGCGTACCATCTGACGGGCGTCTAAAACTTGCACGTTCAGGTCGGCATTCGCCAGTCGAGGATCCACGAGTCAAAAACCGTCCTCCGGAGCCACCAGAGCCTGCTTCGTCGTCTGCGACAACATCTGCTGTttctaagaaaaagaaaaaggacaGAGAA cTACGCACGCGTATAAAAATAGAAGGAGAAAAACGAAAGAAGCATTCATCCTCGGAATCTGAAGACTCGGGTGGCTCGGATAGTGACAGTTCATTGCCTACTTTTATTGCCGCCACCGGACTAACACTTTCTGAACGCTTTGGTAAAATGGCTCAATGGAGTATTGATCGTAGCAATATGGAAAACATGCGCATTACCAAAGACTCCACCGGGGGAGCTTTAAAAGTTATGATAGAAGAGGGACTCGAGTCTCCGCCGCGTCGATACTCGTATTCACCAGCACCGGCTGGTCATTTTCCGGAAGAACTTGCAACAACAGCACCGTCGGGCATGCTGTCGTGGGATGATGTACGCGTCCGTTACGAATACTACAAAAGTCGTGGGTATTTGCGCGATTTAGACTTGAAG GATTACATAAAGTGGGAAGAATGGTGGTATAAATACCAAGAATGGTTGAAACAAGAACGCTACTATGAGTATTGGGAACGTCAGCAAATGGCACGTCGCCGAC ATTAA
- the LOC129244784 gene encoding serine/arginine repetitive matrix protein 1 isoform X1, with product MSTSRRRGELNPKLHMDRQPTVARITDPSLPAGKRREIDNVMKKARANTNDYWDKKLLEVEEKDPNRWRHTGYKKMYIQGDSSSGESDRDGGFRYNSSSGGPIGGPGGGGPPTSGRYGRSRSPHSRSRSRLRKSPPMSPPMRRRSPPMDMGGRRMSPPSIDGMRGRPRSPPPRGGIPPRSPSDMGRGRMPLFGGSGVGNNRPRSPPEPPMRRKSSRSPLGRRRSPPNINRRRSSPPAGPNKRGQILPRSKRPPSPPPRNSCRSRSNSSVSSCTDDSCSVCSPKHHHRSRSHSMPRSRIPGGPRSPPPKASSRSIPYRGSQQPPNGHTSSRMHARPTTPPPPNVRTVDKYRDEKIRRYSHDRSIDRVPSDGRLKLARSGRHSPVEDPRVKNRPPEPPEPASSSATTSAVSKKKKKDRELRTRIKIEGEKRKKHSSSESEDSGGSDSDSSLPTFIAATGLTLSERFGKMAQWSIDRSNMENMRITKDSTGGALKVMIEEGLESPPRRYSYSPAPAGHFPEELATTAPSGMLSWDDVRVRYEYYKSRGYLRDLDLKDYIKWEEWWYKYQEWLKQERYYEYWERQQMARRRRKKLPITQRLN from the exons ATGTCGACGTCACGCAGACGTGGCGAATTAAATCCTAAACTTCACATGGATAGGCAACCTACAGTTGCCCGCATCACAG ATCCATCGCTTCCTGCTGGAAAACGTAGGGAAATAGATAACGTCATGAAAAAAGCTCGCGCAAACACCAATGATTACTGGGATAAGAAGTTACTCGAAGTAGAGGAAAAGGATCCAAATCGTTGGCGACATACCGGTTATAAGAAAATGTATATCCAAGGTGATAGCAGCTCCGGAGAAAGTGATCGTGATGGTGGTTTTCGTTATAATTCTTCGTCTGGTGGTCCAATCGGTGGACCTGGTGGGGGTGGTCCACCAACTTCCGGTCGGTATGGTCGTTCGCGCTCTCCGCACTCACGCAGTCGGTCGCGTTTGAGAAAATCTCCCCCTATGTCGCCACCAATGCGTCGTCGATCGCCGCCTATGGATATGGGTGGACGACGTATGTCCCCACCATCCATAGATGGCATGCGCGGTCGTCCTCGTTCGCCACCACCACGAGGTGGAATACCCCCGCGTTCCCCTTCTGATATGGGTCGCGGTCGTATGCCTTTATTTGGGGGTAGTGGTGTTGGAAATAATCGGCCGCGTTCGCCACCCGAGCCACCGATGCGCCGCAAGTCGTCGCGTTCGCCATTAGGTAGACGTCGGTCACCGCCTAACATAAATCGCAGACGCTCATCCCCACCAGCAGGACCTAATAAACGTGGACAAATATTGCCGCGCTCTAAGCGGCCACCGTCTCCGCCGCCGAGG AATTCGTGCCGGTCGCGGTCGAACAGCTCTGTAAGCAGTTGTACGGATGATTCTTGTTCGGTGTGTTCACCAAAACATCATCATAGATCACG GTCTCACTCCATGCCGCGTTCGCGTATACCAGGTGGGCCCCGGTCTCCACCGCCAAAGGCTTCGTCGCGTTCCATACCATACCGTGGAAGTCAACAACCTCCAAATGGTCACACTTCGTCGCGTATGCATGCTCGTCCAACTACACCGCCTCCACCGAACGTGCGTACTGTAGATAAATATCGGGATGAAAAAATACGTCGGTATAGTCATGACCGCAGTATCGATCGCGTACCATCTGACGGGCGTCTAAAACTTGCACGTTCAGGTCGGCATTCGCCAGTCGAGGATCCACGAGTCAAAAACCGTCCTCCGGAGCCACCAGAGCCTGCTTCGTCGTCTGCGACAACATCTGCTGTttctaagaaaaagaaaaaggacaGAGAA cTACGCACGCGTATAAAAATAGAAGGAGAAAAACGAAAGAAGCATTCATCCTCGGAATCTGAAGACTCGGGTGGCTCGGATAGTGACAGTTCATTGCCTACTTTTATTGCCGCCACCGGACTAACACTTTCTGAACGCTTTGGTAAAATGGCTCAATGGAGTATTGATCGTAGCAATATGGAAAACATGCGCATTACCAAAGACTCCACCGGGGGAGCTTTAAAAGTTATGATAGAAGAGGGACTCGAGTCTCCGCCGCGTCGATACTCGTATTCACCAGCACCGGCTGGTCATTTTCCGGAAGAACTTGCAACAACAGCACCGTCGGGCATGCTGTCGTGGGATGATGTACGCGTCCGTTACGAATACTACAAAAGTCGTGGGTATTTGCGCGATTTAGACTTGAAG GATTACATAAAGTGGGAAGAATGGTGGTATAAATACCAAGAATGGTTGAAACAAGAACGCTACTATGAGTATTGGGAACGTCAGCAAATGGCACGTCGCCGACGTAAGAAGCTACCTATAACGCAGCGCCTAAATTAG